One window of Nitrospira sp. genomic DNA carries:
- a CDS encoding HigA family addiction module antitoxin, protein MAMHNPPHPGEFIIQVYLEPNNLSGRELAGKLGVAASTLNRILTGTSRISPEMALRLSKALGRSPESWLAMQYNHDLWHAKRHVKLGKVGKVRLTAA, encoded by the coding sequence ATGGCTATGCACAATCCTCCTCATCCCGGCGAGTTCATTATCCAGGTCTATCTGGAGCCCAACAATCTGAGCGGCCGCGAACTGGCCGGAAAGCTCGGTGTGGCTGCTTCAACGCTGAATCGCATTCTTACGGGTACGAGCCGTATCAGCCCTGAAATGGCGCTACGCCTCTCCAAGGCTCTTGGCCGTTCTCCGGAAAGTTGGCTTGCCATGCAGTACAATCACGATCTCTGGCACGCCAAGCGGCATGTGAAGCTCGGCAAGGTCGGGAAAGTCCGGCTCACGGCGGCGTAG
- a CDS encoding DUF2283 domain-containing protein codes for MKLNYNPDTDSLYIDLSERPSVESREVSEGVVLDYDSSGRLVGIDIDNATNKVELQKLILSKLPGKIETDAA; via the coding sequence ATGAAGCTCAACTATAATCCGGACACTGATTCGCTTTATATCGATCTTTCTGAAAGACCGAGCGTAGAAAGTCGCGAAGTGTCCGAGGGCGTCGTGCTCGATTACGATTCGAGTGGACGGCTGGTCGGTATAGATATCGACAATGCCACCAACAAGGTCGAACTACAAAAACTGATCCTCAGTAAACTTCCCGGCAAGATCGAAACCGACGCAGCCTAA
- the hypD gene encoding hydrogenase formation protein HypD, whose protein sequence is MKYVDEFRDRAVATALAEWIKKTVRRPWTIMEVCGGQTHAIVRFGLDSLLPKNLELVHGPGCPVCVTSVSLIDQAVCIASLPGVIFCSFGDMLRVPGSRGDLFGVKAAGGDVRIIYSPLDALELACKNSDREVVCFAVGFETTAPAWAMVVTQAKQLSITNFSLVIAHVLVPPAMEAILSSPQNRIQGFLAAGHVCTVMGYEEYESIAQRYRVPIIVTGFEPLDVLEGVAMLVSQLEEGRVGVENQYARSVSREGNRQAKTIVGQVFEPTPRAWRGIGEIPASGLRLKSAYRAYDAEVKFQRELAQLTEGIEDPECRSGLILQGLLKPMDCPAFGTRCTPEQPLGAPMVSSEGACAAYYRYRSRATAKA, encoded by the coding sequence ATGAAGTACGTGGATGAATTTCGCGATCGCGCTGTGGCGACTGCGTTGGCGGAGTGGATCAAGAAGACGGTGCGCCGGCCTTGGACGATCATGGAGGTCTGCGGGGGGCAGACCCATGCGATTGTGCGGTTTGGGCTCGACAGCCTGTTGCCGAAGAACCTTGAGCTCGTTCATGGACCTGGCTGTCCGGTCTGCGTGACTTCAGTGTCGTTGATCGACCAGGCCGTCTGCATCGCATCATTGCCGGGAGTGATCTTCTGCTCGTTCGGCGACATGTTGCGTGTTCCCGGCTCCCGTGGGGATCTGTTTGGAGTAAAGGCGGCAGGCGGAGATGTCCGGATCATCTACTCCCCGCTGGATGCGCTCGAACTGGCTTGCAAAAATTCCGATCGCGAGGTTGTCTGTTTTGCCGTAGGCTTCGAGACCACTGCGCCGGCCTGGGCCATGGTGGTCACGCAGGCGAAGCAGTTGAGCATCACGAACTTCAGTCTGGTGATTGCTCACGTGCTGGTGCCACCGGCGATGGAGGCAATCCTCTCGTCGCCACAGAATCGGATTCAAGGCTTCCTGGCCGCAGGTCACGTTTGTACCGTGATGGGCTATGAGGAGTATGAATCCATCGCGCAGCGATATCGAGTCCCGATCATCGTGACCGGGTTCGAGCCGCTCGATGTTCTCGAAGGGGTGGCCATGTTGGTGAGTCAGTTGGAGGAGGGACGCGTCGGGGTTGAGAATCAATACGCACGATCGGTCAGCCGGGAAGGGAACCGACAGGCCAAAACGATCGTCGGACAGGTGTTTGAACCGACTCCTCGTGCTTGGCGAGGCATCGGCGAGATTCCCGCGAGCGGCCTCCGTCTCAAATCTGCTTACCGTGCTTATGATGCCGAGGTAAAGTTTCAGCGGGAACTTGCACAGCTCACCGAAGGCATTGAAGATCCAGAGTGCCGGAGCGGGCTGATTCTTCAAGGACTGCTCAAACCAATGGACTGTCCAGCGTTCGGGACTCGCTGCACACCGGAGCAGCCGTTAGGCGCGCCAATGGTGTCGAGCGAAGGGGCCTGTGCCGCCTACTATCGATACCGTTCCCGCGCCACAGCTAAAGCCTAG
- the hypE gene encoding hydrogenase expression/formation protein HypE, with amino-acid sequence MTVSDNKSFELACPLPIESKKTIQLAHGGGGRLMQELIHDVFLRAFHNPMLEPLHDGATWPVGKGTLAFTTDSYVVRPLFFPGGNIGSLAVNGTINDLAMCGAKPLYLSAGFILEEGLRLDVLQRVVNAMAEAARAAGVPIVTGDTKVVDRGKGDEIFINTAGVGLVQPGVRVLPTLIQPGDAILVSGDLGSHGVAVLSVREGLTFSGNIESDSAPVHNIIADLIDSGIEIHCLRDLTRGGLSSVLNELAVAAKVGMVVEEPTIPVREPVRGVCELLGLDPLYVANEGRFVAIIPAPQVDVALTVMHRHEAARLAAHIGVVTDRDPPMVVLRTVVGTHRVLDLLSGEQLPRIC; translated from the coding sequence ATGACTGTGAGTGACAACAAATCCTTTGAGCTGGCTTGCCCCTTGCCGATCGAATCAAAAAAGACCATACAGCTTGCGCATGGCGGGGGCGGGCGGCTCATGCAGGAGCTGATTCACGATGTATTCCTGCGAGCCTTTCACAATCCCATGCTGGAACCCCTACACGACGGCGCGACCTGGCCTGTGGGAAAAGGAACGCTCGCCTTCACCACAGATTCCTACGTTGTGCGTCCGCTGTTTTTCCCCGGCGGCAACATCGGAAGTTTGGCGGTAAACGGGACAATTAACGATCTGGCCATGTGCGGCGCCAAGCCGCTGTATCTGAGTGCGGGATTCATTCTGGAGGAAGGACTGCGTCTGGACGTACTGCAACGAGTCGTGAACGCGATGGCTGAAGCTGCACGAGCTGCGGGTGTGCCGATTGTCACCGGCGATACGAAGGTTGTAGATCGGGGCAAAGGTGACGAAATTTTCATCAATACAGCCGGTGTTGGTTTAGTGCAGCCCGGTGTTCGCGTGTTGCCGACGTTGATACAACCGGGTGATGCGATTCTTGTGAGCGGCGATCTTGGTTCCCATGGTGTGGCCGTGCTGAGTGTAAGGGAAGGATTGACGTTTTCCGGCAATATCGAAAGCGATTCGGCGCCGGTGCATAATATCATTGCTGATCTGATCGACAGCGGCATCGAAATCCATTGTCTGCGCGATCTCACACGCGGTGGCCTGTCTAGCGTGCTGAATGAACTGGCTGTTGCGGCGAAGGTCGGTATGGTGGTCGAAGAGCCTACAATTCCTGTTCGTGAGCCTGTGCGTGGAGTCTGCGAGCTATTAGGGCTCGATCCACTCTATGTGGCGAATGAGGGTCGCTTTGTTGCGATCATACCGGCTCCACAAGTTGATGTCGCGCTGACCGTGATGCACCGACATGAGGCAGCGCGCCTAGCTGCTCACATCGGCGTTGTGACAGACCGCGATCCTCCGATGGTGGTCCTGCGGACTGTGGTTGGCACGCATCGTGTACTCGATCTGTTATCGGGTGAGCAACTGCCGCGAATCTGTTGA
- a CDS encoding glycogen synthase, translated as MYIVMVATECAPVAQAGGLGDVVFGLSREVELRGHAVEIVLPKYDCMRYDHIWGLRVTLADLWVPWYGGAVHCSVWFGYVHGRKCFFIEPHSQDHFFNRASYYGFPDEYMRWAFFSKAALEFLLRTNKRPDVIHCHDWHTALVPVLLYEIYQRAGMHDQRVCYTVHNFRHQGIAGENILWATGLCRPQYYFHPYRMRDDFNHAAVNLTKGAILYSNFITTVSPQHAWEARHTDQGFGLGHSLSVHQGKFGGVLNGVDYETWNPEIERLIPHRYGENSLERKYANKEALRDRFWLRKDYKPIIAYVGRLDAQKGVDLIRHALFYSLANGAQFVLLGPSSEHGVHEHFWQLKHHLNDHPDCHLEIGFSEDLAHLIYAGADIVVVPSLFEPCGLTPMIAQKYGTVPIVRAIGGLLNSVVDRDYSDKPAEERNGYVFHQADHGGVESALRRAIGLWYRYPEEFRRLMVNGMRHDFSWSRPGMDYINIYNHIRHKW; from the coding sequence ATGTATATCGTCATGGTGGCGACAGAATGCGCTCCGGTGGCCCAAGCCGGCGGGTTGGGTGATGTTGTGTTCGGTCTGAGCCGGGAAGTGGAACTTCGCGGTCACGCGGTGGAAATTGTTCTGCCGAAGTACGATTGCATGCGATACGACCACATCTGGGGGCTGCGCGTGACTTTGGCAGACTTATGGGTGCCGTGGTACGGCGGTGCGGTGCATTGCTCGGTGTGGTTCGGCTACGTGCATGGCCGCAAGTGCTTCTTTATCGAGCCGCACTCGCAGGACCATTTTTTCAATCGTGCTTCTTACTACGGGTTTCCGGACGAGTATATGCGGTGGGCTTTCTTCAGCAAGGCCGCCCTCGAATTCCTGTTGCGGACCAACAAACGGCCTGACGTGATTCATTGTCACGACTGGCACACGGCGCTTGTTCCGGTGCTGTTGTATGAAATTTACCAGCGCGCCGGCATGCACGATCAGCGGGTGTGTTACACCGTGCATAATTTCCGGCACCAGGGGATTGCCGGGGAGAACATCCTTTGGGCGACGGGCCTCTGCCGTCCTCAGTACTATTTCCATCCTTACCGGATGAGGGACGACTTCAACCACGCGGCAGTGAATTTGACGAAGGGCGCAATCCTGTACTCGAACTTCATCACAACCGTCTCGCCGCAGCATGCTTGGGAGGCTCGCCACACAGACCAGGGATTCGGGCTTGGGCACTCGCTGTCTGTACACCAAGGCAAATTCGGCGGCGTGCTCAATGGGGTGGATTACGAGACCTGGAATCCCGAGATCGAGAGGTTGATTCCCCATCGATACGGCGAGAACAGCTTGGAGAGAAAATACGCGAACAAGGAGGCGCTACGCGACCGATTCTGGTTGCGCAAAGACTATAAGCCGATCATCGCTTACGTGGGACGTCTAGATGCCCAAAAGGGGGTCGATCTGATCCGACATGCGTTGTTCTATTCATTGGCGAATGGCGCACAGTTTGTGCTCCTAGGCCCGAGCTCGGAACACGGGGTACACGAACATTTCTGGCAGTTGAAGCACCACTTGAACGATCACCCGGACTGTCACCTGGAAATAGGATTCAGCGAAGACCTGGCCCATCTGATCTATGCCGGCGCGGACATAGTCGTTGTGCCCAGTCTCTTCGAGCCTTGCGGGCTCACGCCGATGATTGCGCAGAAGTACGGGACTGTCCCAATCGTGCGGGCGATTGGAGGGTTGCTCAACAGCGTGGTCGATCGCGACTATAGCGACAAGCCGGCCGAGGAGCGCAACGGCTACGTTTTCCATCAGGCGGACCATGGCGGGGTCGAGTCGGCCTTACGTCGAGCCATAGGGCTGTGGTACCGCTATCCGGAAGAATTTCGCCGACTGATGGTCAATGGCATGCGCCACGACTTTTCATGGAGCCGACCGGGCATGGATTACATCAACATCTACAATCATATCCGGCACAAGTGGTGA
- a CDS encoding DUF2459 domain-containing protein codes for MTSVVAVVIVFTAIVLLSACASPVEGLWPPPLESETKTIAVSLDTWHAVIAFPRKNGTDESALGSQHTYYEEWGYAERAWYLEGKTGMSGVGRALFWPTEGVVEVGHYDRLWAERTPQPPSTLFTFRLTEEGYQRLHRHLHATLLREEPVASFGQSVFYPAKRSYHLFHTCHQYAAHALREAGLPLSPFWAFNRTSFAWQLQRAAKIAESNGWGQVRMKGSHRQFHHPTKKGTMTVARKPNVDIPPGTLNSAFKQAGLKKER; via the coding sequence ATGACATCAGTCGTTGCCGTCGTGATTGTCTTTACAGCGATAGTGCTGCTCTCGGCCTGCGCTTCACCTGTCGAGGGCTTGTGGCCTCCTCCTCTGGAGTCTGAAACTAAGACCATCGCGGTATCGCTTGACACATGGCATGCGGTGATCGCCTTTCCTCGTAAAAACGGAACTGACGAATCAGCACTCGGGTCTCAACACACATATTATGAAGAGTGGGGCTATGCGGAGCGCGCCTGGTACCTGGAGGGAAAGACGGGCATGAGCGGCGTTGGGCGAGCACTGTTCTGGCCGACCGAGGGTGTCGTGGAGGTCGGACACTATGATCGGCTCTGGGCGGAACGCACGCCCCAGCCACCTTCCACGCTTTTCACTTTTCGTCTGACCGAAGAGGGCTATCAGCGCCTACATCGGCATTTGCATGCGACTCTGCTGAGGGAGGAGCCAGTGGCCTCCTTTGGACAATCTGTGTTTTATCCCGCGAAGCGTTCGTACCATCTGTTTCATACCTGTCACCAGTACGCAGCTCATGCCTTGCGAGAGGCTGGTTTGCCGCTCTCGCCATTTTGGGCCTTCAACCGAACGAGCTTCGCCTGGCAACTGCAGCGCGCCGCAAAGATTGCTGAGTCCAATGGGTGGGGTCAGGTGAGAATGAAAGGAAGTCACCGCCAATTTCATCATCCGACGAAGAAAGGGACCATGACGGTTGCGCGAAAGCCCAACGTTGACATTCCGCCCGGTACGTTAAATAGTGCGTTCAAGCAAGCTGGGCTTAAGAAGGAACGGTGA
- a CDS encoding type II toxin-antitoxin system HicB family antitoxin has product MKFTITITRDEDGMYIAECPAIPGCVSQGKTEAEAQANVQDAIKQCLEVRSEMGMPLTILTRQVEVIA; this is encoded by the coding sequence ATGAAGTTTACGATTACCATCACGCGCGACGAGGATGGAATGTACATCGCTGAGTGCCCGGCTATTCCAGGATGTGTCAGCCAAGGCAAGACGGAAGCAGAGGCACAAGCCAATGTGCAGGACGCCATCAAGCAATGTCTTGAAGTGCGTTCCGAGATGGGGATGCCGCTGACCATCCTCACTCGCCAAGTGGAAGTCATCGCATAA
- a CDS encoding type II toxin-antitoxin system HicA family toxin, with the protein MLPVPLLSPSDVIKMFQRRGWQIVRQKGSHIIMTKPGHIVTLSIPNHPEVARGTLRSLIAKAGLTIEQFLDASNK; encoded by the coding sequence ATGCTGCCGGTTCCTCTTCTTTCCCCTTCCGACGTCATCAAGATGTTTCAGCGCCGTGGCTGGCAGATAGTTCGTCAGAAAGGCAGTCATATCATCATGACGAAACCAGGCCACATTGTCACTCTTTCGATACCAAATCACCCGGAAGTGGCACGAGGCACGTTGCGCAGTCTTATTGCAAAAGCAGGACTGACAATCGAGCAGTTCCTCGACGCCTCGAACAAGTAG
- a CDS encoding DUF2283 domain-containing protein — MAEVIAILSLVPQSLHLRSNHLWFDYDDEADVLYISLRKPQRATDSDMVGRFIYHYDGNQLVGVTVLHAKSSAGAEAA, encoded by the coding sequence ATGGCAGAAGTCATAGCCATCCTGAGCCTGGTCCCGCAATCCTTGCACCTGCGTTCCAACCATCTGTGGTTCGATTACGACGACGAAGCGGATGTGCTGTATATCAGCTTGAGAAAGCCACAACGCGCGACCGACAGCGACATGGTAGGGCGCTTCATCTATCATTACGATGGAAATCAACTGGTCGGCGTCACTGTCCTGCATGCCAAATCCAGCGCGGGGGCAGAGGCCGCCTAG
- a CDS encoding citrate synthase translates to MTEPTSLHEFSPGLAGVPAAKSSISYVDGQAGLLEYRGIRIADMTAHSTFLETSFLLLFGHLPIPDELHRFSQDISHHRRIKYRMTDLIKCLPEQGHPMDALQAAVAALGMYYPARQVLDPEVQYWSVVRLIAKVPTIIAAYHRLRRGDHEVHPRDDVYHASNFLYMLTEKVPHPSLAKALDTCLILHAEHTMNASTFSGMVTASTLADPFSVVASAIGTLKGPLHGGATEEVVHMLEEIGSRERVRTYLEKKLAAKQKLMGFGHRIYKVKDPRATILQKVARGLAEDCGPSPLLDLAEEVERVGEELLHAKGIHPNVDFYSGVLYKTMGIDPDFFTTIFAMARVSGWLAHWLEQIKDNKLFRPDQIYDGSHGRVYVPIDRRRGGA, encoded by the coding sequence ATGACGGAACCGACCAGCTTGCACGAATTTTCACCGGGGCTCGCCGGCGTTCCTGCGGCCAAATCCTCGATCAGTTACGTGGACGGCCAGGCCGGCTTGTTGGAGTACCGCGGTATTCGCATCGCAGATATGACCGCTCACAGCACATTCCTGGAAACTTCGTTTCTCCTCTTGTTCGGTCATTTGCCCATTCCAGACGAACTCCACCGGTTTTCACAAGACATTAGTCACCACCGACGCATCAAGTACAGGATGACGGATCTCATCAAGTGTCTTCCGGAACAAGGGCATCCGATGGATGCGCTGCAGGCGGCTGTGGCAGCACTGGGCATGTATTACCCCGCCCGACAGGTCTTAGACCCAGAGGTTCAATATTGGTCGGTCGTGCGCCTGATCGCCAAGGTCCCGACTATCATTGCCGCCTATCACCGGCTCAGACGTGGAGATCACGAGGTTCATCCCCGGGACGATGTCTACCATGCGAGCAACTTTCTCTACATGCTGACGGAAAAGGTTCCCCACCCCTCATTGGCGAAAGCGCTGGACACCTGTCTCATTCTCCACGCAGAGCATACCATGAACGCCTCCACCTTCAGCGGCATGGTGACGGCCTCAACCTTGGCTGACCCGTTCAGCGTCGTCGCCTCTGCCATCGGGACGCTCAAGGGTCCTCTGCATGGAGGGGCCACGGAAGAGGTCGTGCACATGCTGGAGGAAATCGGCTCGCGCGAGCGGGTCCGGACCTATCTTGAGAAAAAGCTGGCCGCTAAGCAGAAGCTGATGGGGTTCGGCCATCGTATCTACAAGGTTAAGGATCCCAGGGCTACCATCCTTCAGAAGGTGGCCAGAGGTCTCGCCGAAGACTGTGGACCATCACCACTCTTGGATCTCGCCGAAGAGGTTGAACGAGTGGGAGAGGAACTGCTCCACGCAAAGGGTATCCACCCCAATGTCGATTTCTACTCAGGAGTGCTTTACAAGACCATGGGCATTGATCCTGACTTCTTCACCACCATATTTGCGATGGCCCGTGTTTCAGGGTGGTTGGCTCATTGGCTGGAGCAGATCAAGGACAATAAGCTCTTTCGCCCGGACCAAATTTATGACGGATCACATGGCCGAGTCTATGTCCCCATTGATCGTCGGCGGGGGGGAGCATAG
- a CDS encoding cupredoxin domain-containing protein, with translation MRIHIPFLCASVSMMALFGTALTPISTEAQSKIQGSREQRIEIVIEDRTFFLAKGGPIQIGTPIEIVVENRDNVRHGIASSMLTGLLVSGEDDQIVTYGKGVEGFYVNPGKTLVIRFTAERPGSFSFHCDIHERMKGELYVLEIPTA, from the coding sequence ATGAGAATCCATATTCCCTTCCTTTGTGCATCTGTCAGCATGATGGCGCTGTTCGGTACGGCCCTGACACCAATCTCGACAGAGGCTCAATCCAAGATCCAAGGAAGCCGCGAACAACGGATTGAGATTGTCATTGAGGATCGTACCTTCTTTCTAGCCAAAGGCGGCCCCATCCAGATAGGGACGCCCATCGAGATCGTCGTGGAGAATCGTGACAATGTCCGACACGGCATTGCGTCATCGATGCTGACCGGGCTCCTCGTCTCCGGGGAAGACGATCAGATCGTGACGTATGGGAAAGGCGTGGAAGGATTCTACGTGAATCCTGGGAAGACCCTGGTGATCAGGTTCACCGCTGAAAGGCCGGGGAGCTTTTCTTTTCACTGTGATATCCATGAGCGCATGAAGGGGGAATTGTATGTGCTGGAGATCCCCACCGCATAG
- a CDS encoding CBS domain-containing protein, which produces MARTIASKIVRRVATIDENKSVLEAAELMTEEFIGSVVVTNASGIRGLFTERELMMNVVGRGKDPEKVKIKDVMTRNPIRVSPNDTASRCLDLMKEHRCRHLLVFEGDKFVGILSLRDLVTLMIDEKEELIQHLERYIAS; this is translated from the coding sequence GTGGCCAGAACTATCGCGTCGAAAATCGTGCGGCGAGTCGCCACCATCGATGAGAACAAATCCGTTCTCGAGGCGGCCGAACTCATGACAGAGGAATTCATTGGTTCCGTGGTTGTCACGAATGCTTCCGGGATTCGAGGTCTGTTCACGGAGCGTGAGCTGATGATGAACGTAGTCGGTAGGGGGAAAGACCCGGAAAAGGTCAAAATCAAGGATGTGATGACCAGAAACCCGATCAGGGTCAGTCCGAACGATACAGCTAGTCGCTGCTTGGATCTGATGAAGGAACACCGCTGTCGGCATCTTTTGGTGTTCGAGGGAGACAAGTTCGTCGGCATCCTTTCACTCCGGGACCTGGTGACGCTGATGATCGATGAGAAGGAAGAGCTGATTCAGCACCTGGAACGATACATCGCTTCCTGA
- a CDS encoding CBS domain-containing protein has product MRAAEHFVNAHDPKTLTVRQVMENDVYTVSPDTKGIAIAETMTDQNFGAVPVVEKDFTLVGLVSEFDLLRVMEEGKDLRQTTAEEIMTRNVVTVTEEMLVTDLTHLLQERHLIRAPVVRGRTLVGIASRRDVVFGYLKATAKYWWPGKGVSG; this is encoded by the coding sequence ATGAGAGCGGCAGAACATTTTGTGAACGCGCATGATCCAAAGACATTGACTGTTCGACAAGTGATGGAAAATGACGTTTATACAGTGAGCCCGGATACCAAAGGGATCGCCATCGCGGAAACTATGACCGACCAGAACTTTGGGGCCGTGCCCGTCGTGGAAAAGGATTTCACGCTTGTCGGTCTCGTGTCCGAATTCGACCTGTTACGGGTCATGGAGGAGGGGAAAGACCTTCGTCAAACCACAGCGGAAGAGATAATGACCAGAAATGTTGTCACGGTCACCGAAGAGATGCTGGTCACGGATTTGACCCATCTGCTTCAGGAACGGCATCTCATCCGGGCTCCTGTTGTGAGGGGGAGAACCCTGGTCGGCATTGCTTCGAGACGGGATGTCGTTTTCGGCTACTTGAAGGCGACGGCCAAGTATTGGTGGCCGGGAAAGGGGGTCAGCGGGTAA
- a CDS encoding 4Fe-4S dicluster domain-containing protein has translation MVSSYIMQDLYQVRNFRRAFAYGRLPGLLLGGLTMWTGLGPAKPGGVLEDFRHLRPLDQAVRGRWAEEPAQYDAGVLVDKLTDVYHSGTQHREDQPSHIRILDPARCLTDCIARFGDAPCTHFCPARVYELVGEGAARRIQINFVNCVHCKTCVIKDPIDIILGDHIQNIAWRAPAERGPRYRGL, from the coding sequence TTGGTCTCGTCCTATATCATGCAGGATTTGTATCAGGTGCGGAACTTCAGGCGCGCCTTTGCCTACGGTCGCCTGCCGGGCCTTCTCCTCGGAGGACTGACGATGTGGACTGGACTCGGTCCGGCCAAACCAGGAGGTGTCCTGGAGGATTTCAGACACTTGCGGCCGCTTGACCAAGCCGTTCGAGGCCGTTGGGCTGAGGAGCCGGCACAGTATGACGCCGGAGTGCTGGTTGACAAGCTGACCGATGTCTATCATTCCGGCACGCAACATCGAGAGGATCAGCCTTCGCACATCCGGATCCTCGATCCAGCGCGTTGTCTGACAGACTGCATCGCTCGATTCGGGGATGCGCCCTGCACGCATTTTTGCCCGGCAAGGGTCTATGAGTTAGTCGGCGAAGGAGCCGCCCGCCGCATTCAGATCAACTTCGTTAACTGCGTGCACTGCAAGACCTGCGTGATCAAGGATCCCATCGACATCATCTTGGGTGACCACATACAGAACATCGCTTGGCGGGCTCCTGCTGAGAGAGGACCGCGTTATCGGGGTCTATGA
- a CDS encoding NAD(P)/FAD-dependent oxidoreductase produces MKSRRSPGLAVHTVGYPLGSRVFGGGFCYGLDNNLFAVGMVCGLEWDDPQMDAHAQLQRLKKHPFIQRFIQGGEVTAYGAKTLPEGGYFAVPRPYVDGALLVGDSAGLLNVPYLKGIHYAMKSGMLAAETMFDALL; encoded by the coding sequence GTGAAGTCGAGAAGGTCGCCGGGTCTCGCGGTTCATACGGTCGGCTACCCGCTTGGCTCTCGCGTCTTCGGTGGAGGATTCTGCTACGGCCTCGATAATAATCTCTTCGCGGTGGGAATGGTCTGCGGGCTGGAGTGGGATGATCCGCAAATGGACGCCCACGCCCAGCTTCAGCGACTCAAGAAGCACCCCTTCATTCAGCGGTTCATCCAGGGCGGCGAGGTGACCGCGTACGGAGCCAAGACGCTTCCCGAGGGCGGCTACTTTGCCGTTCCTCGACCGTACGTCGACGGCGCATTGCTCGTGGGCGACTCGGCTGGTTTGCTGAATGTTCCCTATCTGAAGGGCATCCACTATGCGATGAAAAGCGGGATGTTGGCGGCCGAGACGATGTTCGACGCCCTGCTGTAA
- a CDS encoding thiamine pyrophosphate-dependent enzyme — MNAETILNPGYYASMGFGVPAALGAGLAAPDRRPIALVGDGGFQITGMEIGTLVRYGVNAVVVVLNNGGYRSLEALAGTRAVWDIHPWDYVAVA; from the coding sequence TTGAACGCCGAAACGATCCTGAATCCGGGCTACTACGCCAGCATGGGGTTCGGCGTGCCTGCCGCTCTGGGCGCGGGGCTGGCCGCGCCCGATCGTCGACCAATTGCACTGGTCGGCGACGGCGGATTCCAGATAACGGGCATGGAGATCGGAACCTTGGTGCGTTATGGGGTGAACGCTGTGGTCGTGGTCCTCAACAACGGAGGGTACCGCAGTCTGGAGGCGTTGGCGGGAACACGAGCGGTTTGGGATATCCATCCCTGGGACTATGTGGCGGTGGCCTGA
- a CDS encoding thiamine pyrophosphate-binding protein, whose translation MRLAPCLFQRLSDLGTAHVFGIPGDHVLPLYEALADSPIRSILTTHEPSAGFAANAYARLKGIGVAMGTYGAGVLNMVNPIAQAYAEKAPVLVISGAPDLAGRDPELLIHHKVKGFDTQRRIYEEMTAACATLEDPKTASREITRVLDAVRREKRPGYLEIPRDLTWAEIDEAEAWTPVAPHRDRAALTEAMQEMDDRLNRSRTPVILAGIDIMRLGLRDQVIRLTERYNIPVATSFMGKAVFPEHHPNFIGTYIDATPSRSIPAIVCSARLR comes from the coding sequence ATGCGTCTGGCTCCTTGTCTCTTCCAACGACTGTCGGACCTTGGCACAGCGCATGTCTTCGGCATCCCAGGCGATCACGTGCTCCCGCTCTATGAAGCCCTGGCAGACAGTCCTATCCGCTCGATTCTGACCACGCATGAACCTTCGGCCGGTTTTGCCGCCAACGCCTACGCCCGCCTCAAAGGGATCGGGGTGGCGATGGGCACCTATGGGGCCGGCGTGCTCAACATGGTCAATCCGATTGCGCAGGCCTACGCGGAAAAAGCGCCGGTACTGGTCATCAGCGGCGCGCCCGACCTGGCCGGCCGAGACCCGGAACTGTTGATCCATCACAAGGTGAAGGGGTTCGACACACAGCGTCGCATCTACGAGGAGATGACCGCGGCCTGCGCGACACTCGAAGATCCGAAGACCGCATCGCGCGAGATCACCAGGGTGCTCGATGCGGTGCGGCGCGAAAAGCGGCCGGGCTATCTGGAAATCCCGCGCGACCTGACCTGGGCTGAAATCGATGAGGCCGAAGCATGGACGCCCGTCGCTCCTCATCGGGATCGGGCCGCATTGACCGAGGCCATGCAGGAGATGGACGACCGCCTCAACCGAAGCCGGACTCCCGTGATCCTGGCAGGGATCGACATCATGAGACTGGGTCTTCGGGATCAGGTCATCCGGCTCACTGAGCGTTACAACATCCCGGTCGCCACCTCGTTCATGGGGAAGGCAGTCTTTCCTGAGCACCATCCGAACTTTATCGGGACCTACATCGACGCTACACCTTCACGATCGATACCGGCGATTGTTTGTTCGGCGCGGTTGCGTTGA